The Falco peregrinus isolate bFalPer1 chromosome 11, bFalPer1.pri, whole genome shotgun sequence genome includes the window GAGCAGGAAAGAGTCAGTTGCTGGGACTGACTGCAGAGGCAGCTCGGCGCAGAGCGAGAAATCCTGGTGTAAACGTATTGATTCATAAACTGTGGGACTTCATCCCCAGTATGCCATTAAATGATTCTATTCGATATTTAAATTGTGAATTACAGTGTatgactggatttttttaattgaagaatACCAGTCAAATAATAGTTTACTGTTCTTACACAAGTTGCTGCTATAATCTTTATGTATCACTGTGGAATTTGCCAATTACTACAGTACCTCGTTGCTGAGTTTTTCAGATCAAGGTGGGAGAAGGGGCACTGATACGCAAACGACAGTGAGCCTCTATTAGAACtggtttgctgctttctgtcatCTGGGCAGAACCTGAAATTACCTGCCAGTAGTACAAGCTAAGATGGCATGGAAAGATCAAATACcaaacttctcatttttttgtAGTTCTCTAGTTGCAGACAGCAGTGCGCTATATCTTATGGGGAGCATGGGAGAAGAGGACTCATGAGGTAATGGGGACAAAAAGTTAGTTTAAAGGAGTTTGTAAACTGAACAGTTCAGCAGACTGAGGTGAATCCTAGGCTATGATAAAATTGTGAGCTGGGTTCTGTTCATATGGGTAAAATTTGTAAGTTGTCTTTATTTCAAGTGAGAAGTCTGAAGGAAAAGGAGTCTCCTAATGAACATTTAGTGCTCTCCTAATATATTTGATTGAAGTTAACAAATCTATAAAGGCTGTATAAATACTAAACCTTCACAATCTGAAAAGATGTGAAAGGATGCTCCTGTATACACTTTTAACTTGAGATGGATAAAATAAGAGCTTTGTGTATACTTCTGAAGGTGTACAGTAAGCGCTCAAAATATTACAGAATGTGACTGCTCTACTGCAGTCTGAAACTTCAGGGGAGAGATGTTCTGTTACGTCCTACTAGCTATTTTATCTGTCTACCAAACAACAGACTTTGTGGTTCTATGATCTTTATTTacagcaccctgctgctgcgTAAGTGCGGTGTTGACAGAGGGAGTCAGTAAAATGGGAAGATGAGGTGCTGTATTCCAGTTCTGAAATTGCATGTTGTCATGCATAAAGTGCACAGTGAGTTAAGCCCTATTTCTTCAGTCCtgctaaatgaaaaagaaaaaaaaagtagcagccTTACAGAATAGTAGTTTTACAATGGCCTGTTAGTGGTGGTGAAGCAACTGCTATCTGTACATCAAGTATACATAGTAGTTCTAAGCTTCCAAAACCATTCCTTAGCTTGTAATATTTTGTAAGAAAGCATGGTTTATCTTGCCTAAGAATCAGCTTAGAGttctattttaaaactacaaaatatttatatggcCCTACCATCATATATGTGCCTCTAACAGAAAATGCATACTAGCTAAACTGTCAATAACTGCATCATTGCCATGAGAAGTACTTGAGATTTCACTTGAGTCTTGACTGGTTTTGACCAGAGAAACCTTTTATCCAAGTTGTTTTCAgcatgtttaatttaaaaggggagggggaaaagggaatTTTTGTATATTCTTCACaactttcagttttgtttactTCTGTTAATGTATACTTTTTGACTGAATtggattttgcatttcatatatttgttttgaattgtttcttctttgccttGACAGcatcataaaattatttaaagaaaagaccCTTAGTCTTGCTTTaacatacataatttttaatacCTATTGTTAAAGGGATGCGATCAGATGAGGCTCTCGCGTATCTTAATTTTAACACATCCATCTTAGTACAGAACTTGATTTTGCAGTTAATCTTTCTTCTCCACGTATCCTGGTAATGATGAATCAATCCCTTTAGCATCCCCTAGTCCTGGGACTGCAGATTGTTCAGCCTGTAAGAACTACAGAAATGCCTTTGTTCTGCTAGCCAAAAGCTATAAACATTGTCATTTTCTAAGTATGTTGATGGACACCGGCAAATCTAGAAATGGAGAGACTACCACTAGGCTGTTGTGTCTCACAGATGTGCACTTCTTGATGCACTTCAAACTGGCATGTAAGTGCGTTCCTGTATTAGCTGTTGGTCCATAGCACGCAGCATTGCTTGAATAAACAGTGTTAATCAAAACAAGGACATTTAAACTTCaatttcagtctgaaaatgCTTCCTTAGTGACATTTTTCAGAGATCAGTTATTGATACCCCAGTCcctaatgttttctttcctcccagtACTTAACTTTTGTCAAACCAAAATGATAGGTTAGGAACATGACTTCAGAGGAGGCTGCTAAAGAAGTTCCAGACAATTACTTTCCCTTAAAGATTTATCATTACCTTTGTAATACAAAACAAGTAATTGAATCTTGGGCTCAAGCATGATGTGAAACAAGAAAATTCAGTCTGAGAACAGCAAGTCTGGAAGAGTTTGGTCAGGTAAATATTTGGATGTTATTTATAGTTCTAAATACATACCTTTGtatctatacacacacagagctgctgctgtttccgTGCACCTTTTTTGAATGTTCATTTCCTAATATATATTCATAATAGGAGAAATTCAAAACTGTTTTGGAACAGAAGCATGTTCCATTCATTGTAATGTAGAATGTGAACACAAGTTACTGGAAAAGGTTTGCTAGTATATTCATAGGTTCTATCAGTACAGAAATTGCAACTTTTTCAGgtctggaagaaagaaacacttaAGCATTTCTATCTAATTAGTTACTTTAACAACACTATAGTATGATTTTTTAGTAGAAATATGGAAGTCACAATTAGTATAAGCACTAGCAGACTCATTTGTGTATCCCAGAACATTatctgctggcagcaccagtgcaggcagcccagcatTCTGCGTGCCGTCTGAGTGAGAGACTATTGGCCAATATTGCAAAAGAATAGTTACTCATTTGAGAATCCATTTTCCATGCAAATCTAGTGAAAAGTGATAATTCAGATGTATTGAGAATTACATACTCATTAAGTTTTttacagaagtatttaaaagcatGATAAGAAGTATatacgtatatatatatataaatagctGTTTTAAGTTAGATGTATATAACCTGTATTTAAAACTTCACAGCTATTTCTTGCActaattttttagtatttcttagATGGAAAAAACCTATGTTGACACATACTCAAACTAATGTTTGGAAATAAGATGTTGGGGATATTTTGGCAGGTCTAGACTATAGAATTGTCTAGATTATTTCATTGGAACTACTTACAAAGTAAATGCTAAACACCAAGACTAAAAGTCTAGTCCACAGTATTTGTAGCTTCATCacgtttcttttccttttgcctcaACTGACAAGGCATCAGAAAAACTGCTTCCTGTCTGCAGGTAGCGCCTTGTTTGTTCAAAGGGTCAAAAAGATTAAGTATGGAAGCAATGAAACAGTTTTACTGAGTGGTTTCAACAAGTGAGGAAGTTTGTGCTGTCTTGTCTCTAGGGAACTTGATGGAGCATCTCATACATCACACTGAAGCAAACCTTCAAAGACACGAAGGGCTGTGTCACGACAAGCCCTGAGTTGCCAAGCGGTAAGTGGCCGGGCTCCTGAATTCCCCTTCTGAAGCTTGTGACTAAGAAATACTCATGGGGAGGGCTGGGCAGAGTTCACGAAGCAGCTGGCTTGAGGAGATGTGCCAGGCTCTCTCCGTTCTCCTGAGTGAAGGAGACATGCAATGCCAGCCTGGTCCCAGCCTCTGCCGATAGCAGCGTGGAGAAAGGAGCACGGCCCATGCTTGACTTCTTCCCTCGGAATGACAAGCCCTGCTGACATGAAGAAAATGCCAGGCAGCCTCTTCTAGGCCAGGAGCCAGGACTGCTTTGTGGCTAACCCGCGAGGTAGGGCTTGCAAATATCCCCTTCCCCAGAGACGCGCAGTGGAGGAGGTGCTTTGTTTGGGCCAGCCTGTGCTGAGCAGGTTTTGTGGCTGAGGCGGCAGCGGGTAACATCAGGCTCACAGCCGTGCTacagggagggaagaagcagcCAGAACTGCTGTGAAAACCAGCTGGTTTCAAGCTGCCTTGCCTAGTAGCAAGATGGAGGACTAAAAACATGATGCAAGGGAGAAAACTGTTCAAAGGAGCCCACTGAAGGAGCGTGTTCAGGGACAGTAATTCCCCAGGCCAGCTAAAAGCAGCAGCGGCACCGCTTTGCCTCCAGCCATAGTGGTTGTCAATGCAATCTGGTGGCTGGATTCACGTAGCCTGCACAATGCAAGGCTCAAGCAAACAAAGTCTCCTCAAAAACTCTAGCTCTGGTTTGCATCTCATTGCCACCAGAATAAACAAggagcttctttaaaaaaacccacatagtctaaaaaaattaattatgctAGGCATCAGAAGgggctgaaaaataaatgcctgcCAGGGACATGGTTGTGAAGACAGGAGGATAACAGAAACACCAGCACCATGAACTAGGTGCAAACTGGCCCTGAATAGAGAGCTAACTGGCTGAAAGTTTATAAAAACAGTGCAGGGCTTTGAGGTGTGGAACTATTTTCCACAGGGACTCTGGAGAGcaaattcattttaaacatttttgaaagacagCCTGGTTGGACagccctcctccagctgacagcCTTACAGAATTCTTTAAAGCCAGTGTTGAGGCTGTGAGACGTAGCACATACCAAAGCTTGCCTCCAGAGAAGCATCTGAGAcctttgctgctgcctccagcGAGGCCACCATCTCACCCGGAGGTCCATCCCAAGCAGGACTGACCCACTCAGTTCCCGCTGGAGTCCAGGCATTTCCCAGCACCTGCTTCTCTGAATACCAGGGACAAAAATGGAGTTGTTTGCATTCTCTCTTTCTCCAGCCcactttcatttaaatagaTTCTGGTGTGGGCTCTAGCAAAACTGTTGTGTGAAAAAACAGGTAAGAAATACATGCATAAGAATTTCTTACACACTTTTTATGCATAATATTTTTGAGGGCTtcgatatttttttttaattaagttgttttttttttttccttttcaatacTTTCTTCCTACTTAAGCAATAGCTGTATGTAGACAAGGGTCAAATCTCAGTGGCTTTACCTGGAATTGCTTCAGTGTTACAAAATACTTAGAAATTCTTTAGCTGAAGGCGTTTTTGTGAATAAATACAatcctcctcccccccacctCAGTTCAAACACATCCTACTTCTTCTCAAGTGGATTTCTCCCAGCACATAAGAGTGGTATCTGAGGGCAGACTTGTTGGATTTGAGAACTCTATGCAGACGAGTACATTTCTTTACCTCCTTTATGCATCACCCAtttgctgctcagctctgccctctTACCTCCTACTTCCCACCAGACTCTCCCCACCTCTTGTGACTGAGACCTTTTTTCTACGCAGCTTTGCTGTTGTTACAGCCATCGGATCTGCATGAGAGCGCTCATAGCCTGTACTGTACTAAAAAGCCAATTTCATGACACACAAGGAAAGATACGAacagcaagacaaaaataatctgtgcaATTTGTagaatttcagcatttccattcaCATCGTGACCTGATTTATCTGACTTGAGGATCCATCTGTTGTGCTGAGATGTTTTCCAGCAGTAATGACTGTTGGGAGCCTTTCCTAATCTTCTTTCAATTCCCAACATATTTCTTTCCCGTTTCTGCAAGgacaaacatttatttataactCTTTATTCTTTCAGCAGTGAAGAACTACACCCTAGGCATTGcagtaatacaaataaatactcATAATGAGCATCTGGGGGGGTCAAAACCctcctgtgttttctgaacactTTACCCACACTGTGGATAAGGGTGGCTAAAATGCTGGGAACTACCCAGTGCAAAACCCTGCAGTGTCCCCCAGCCAGCGTCGTTTAGAAGCCACAGGGTCCAGCGGGTCCCATCACCCTTCCCAGGGTGTGCAACAGCCCCAGCAGTGAATTTAGCAACTTGCCCCTGTTTCCAGCCTCAGGACCTGCAGTCGCCTCACACACCAGAAAAATAGCAGCCTACCAAGTTACTTGTGTACATAcgaggggaggggaaggaagtaATAAATCGGACTTTTCTCCCCGTTAATCACACAGTGTGGTACCACCTTTTTACCACATTGCTCCTCAGGAGTGGCCCAAtacacaccacacagctgcaaGTGCATCAAAACCATAAGCTACAGTGCATCAACAAACCTATCTCTACAAAGTCACTTGCTATCGTAGGTAAAACCAGCCATCTTCATTCTTGCAGTGAAATCTAACCCCACttctaaggaaagaaaagaagaaagaaccCATGTAAGCCACTTGTTTCATATCACATAGCAGTGTAAAAGAAAGACTGGGCCAGGAAACTAATCTTTTTACCAATTAAGAGCACTTCCATAGTTTAGGCACATAGGATATACCTATACAAAGAGAATTTGCCTTTTATATCTCATATTCCTGAAGACAGAAAGAGCATTGTTAGTCCAGGACTGAGCAGAAGACCATATAGCAAATACCAGACTGTATTGTctgcattaaaaacattttttcctccttcttatTAACTGGTAAATTTGTGGCTTATATTTAGATTAGCAAGCATAGCTTTTTGCAAAGACATCAATATTGTATTGTTGTCCATagaaattacaatttttaaacagtattttgaatCTGAATACATTCATAGTGAGatcaataataatttaaaatttttattctaccattttttcctccaaaatgcCATATGAATTATACATTTGAGTTTAATAGGCAGCCTTTGAGGAGACCATTAATTGAAACGTTCTTGCAGCAATTAGCTTTTATCTGCTATGGATCAGTTCAATATTTTCTACTTGAGATAGAAAGTGGTAGTAAGTTTGCCCAAGTAAAGGCAAATCCCAGCCAAGATAAAGATTTGTAAGAAAAGCAGATGCCAggcaaaaccagttttcttttttgtactgTCTGCACCCCAAAACACTTCTTGATATCCCCCCATAACCCTCCTCTTAGCTTGCCCTAGCTTGAGACAGCCCTCAGCTGACCAGTTTGTGCTGAAGCTTGCACTGGGCTTGCCAGTGTCTGGGATAAGCTGGAAGCATTAACTCcccacttttaaaaacattacctTCATTGTTTGCAGGAAGCATCAAAGTATAGCATGTGTCACTGATTTACTGTCACCAATCCCCTTTAAAGCTTCCAAGCACGGTGAGTTAACTCAATAGGTGGGTCCCCAGCTGGTATTGAACTACAGAAACTACTTAATTAAACAGCAGATTTCCAAATCTGGGTTGTTTTGATCGTGTTGATTGCTCTCTGTGATGGCTTTAAAGGTACCACCTGAAGTCCTAAAGGTCTAATTAGTACCTGAGTGTCCCTCTCTGAGCATCAGGTGAATCACGGATTGTCTCCCGGAAAACACTAACTGTTTAGGAGTGATTTATTAGGACCCCTCCTGTTACctttgtttaagaaaaagtCAATTTGGAGGGATCAAGGAGCCCTGAAGCATATGCTGCATGTTCTGTTTCACTGTTTTTATGCCTAAATTAACAAGAAATGCCCTAGTGTATACGATGACATGGTTTTGCTGCATTTATCATGGATCTCTGAATGTTAAATTATTAAGGTAGCAGGTATTCAAACTGTCTATCATCTGTGCTCCTGAACACGAACGCTCCCATACTGAGAGCCAGCACCAGGCTTACTTCTGCTGTGGGCAGGTTTACTATTTTTTGTCCTATTAATTGCACTGCAGAACATACCTCACTGTATATCCTCATAATTCACAGACCTGATAAAAAATTCTCTGTCACTTTAACTAGAGTTTCACTCTGTCATCACTGGCAAGAAAGGAAATAGTTTCAAGTTAGTTTCTCTAGAATTAACTTCAGGCTGTCAGATAAATACCCCTTGCAATCTCATGTTTCCTTGCTGAGCCCTGGAGGAGTCAGTGAAATGTAGTAACACGTGCTGCATGGTTATGGGATATTTTGTGGAGAAGCCAGGAGAGATGTTACTTCAGCGCTATGGTTTAtggcacaaaaatatttaacaggcTCTCCCAAGAAACGCTGCTTTTCATCAGCTTCacagcaagcagagagaaaagcccCTGGTGGATAATtgccctcctcctttcctcttaCGTGTTCGCCCTTCACCTGCAAGGGCGGCAGCAGTGTGAGCAACCAGGCCTGCTTTGAGAAAATCCCAGTTGCCAGGTGCTGTGCAGGTCACCATGATAGCACATGGATGGGCCAAAAACGGTCCGTCACAAGAACCTTCTATTAGCACAGGAAAAAGTAGCAGCTTGATAGCCTTTGTCCTTACTGAAGGGACCTCCAGCATTCCAGGATCTCAAATGGTAACTGAGCAGCATCCATGGTACCACATAGCAGGAGACTAccaaaatgctatttttcagtgcattaaaaaaaaaaattaaaaaaattcacactTGCCTTCCTCCTGGGCAGGTCCCTTCGCCCTTGGCTCGGGGCAGGcagccatgctgctggcagccactAGAGGATGCCCCCAGGGCGCTTGGGCGGCAGCGGGTCAGGTTGGTTTGGGTCTGGGCAGAGCCTCCCGGTCCctctcctggggctgctccttTCTCACCTGTGGCGTTAGCACCCACGCCATCACACACCTGCAGGTCACTTTTGCATCGCTGGAGGTTGCCTGAGGTTAATTTTGTGTTGCTGTGGCAGGTGGTGAGTGGAAAAAGGACTTTCCCAATAGCTCTGAACCTCTGCAGggcaaggggggtgggggtggcaggaaGTGATATTTCCAGGTGAGGAAAACTCCTAAAGCACTGGAAATAGCAAAAGCCCAGGATCTGTGCTCCCTGAACGGCTGTGCGGCAGAAGGAGGAAGGCCGCCGTTGAAGAGGAGGGTTGCATCCCTCCTTTTCTGCCTACTACAGTGTGGAAGCGGGACCAGGCTGCAGGTCACTCAGCCAGACCCCGGGGACCCCGGGGTGCTTCCCTTACACTGCTAGTGACAATGGCCGAgggtccctccccagctgctcgGTGGGATTCCTCCCTGGTGTAAGCTCCCGGGACACCcaggcagccccgccagccctgctctcctccctaGCCCAGCGATTAGCCCATAAGCTGCTCATGTCAGCTCGCTTTTTGTAAAAGCACCTCTAAATTTCACCCCAGGCTGTATTTATTGAGTTTCTCtgaacttttcctttctttttccctcctgccaAGGCCCGGAGACAGTACGAGCCCTGGAAGTTAATAGAAAATGCCAAGCTTAGGTTTTTTAGGTCACTGTAAACTACACGCTTATCTGCTTCCAGAACACATAAGCCACGGGATGTCACCTCATGTCAACACAGAAGGGTAAGGACTAGAAAGATGGTTTTGGCTGTAGATATGAATAGGTCAGGATCACGCAGGCGAtgtatatttttcctgtttccccaAAGGATCCATACTCTTCTGGCAGCAAAGGTCTTTTTATATCTCTGGATTTTCATATTTTGCCCAGCAGCCTATCATAAGAAAGCACAAATCTACTAAATGGTAACATGAGGGATTATTTCTACTCATCTGTTGACAGACATTTCTCCAGATTGGATCAAATGATTAAAGGTATTAGAATGACGTCTTGCAGATCCAGATCAAATCATTTGAAACCTTGAGactgtttctcctttgcttggAAGGAACTACCAGAAATAGTTGTAGGTGCTAATTGCCCATTATTCTCACTAATGTGAAATTGTTAATTGGGatccttaaatattttacttgctCAAATCCTGACTGGGGGAGCTCAAGATGGAAGGACTGTGCAGTGGCTTGCTTCCCGCCGTGCCGTTCAGGGTCTCCTCCAACGCCTGAATGGTTCTTCCTCCAGTTGCTCACACCGAGAAGAGGGGTCCAGGCTGTGAAATCTTCCAACATCTCACATTGCAAAGATGGCACTGATGAAAGTCAAATTCAATCAGAAGAAACGGGTAAAACTAGCACAGGGACTATGGCTCATGAACTGGTTTTCAGTGTTTGCTGGAATCGTTGTTTTTAGCATGGGATTGTTCCTCAAAATTGAACTCCGGAAGCGAAGTGAAGTGATGGACAATTCTGAAAGCCACTTTGTGCCCAATTCTTTGATATTGATGGGTATATTATCCTGCGGCTACAATGGTTTTGCTGGCAAAATTTGTTATGATTCTCTGGATCCCGCTAAATTTGCCAGGTGGAAGCCTTTGCTGAAACCCTACCTGGCACTATGTTTCTTCTTTAACatacttgttttcttcattgctcTGGTTTGCTTTCTCATGCGGGGCTCTCTGGACAGCACGCTGGCCCAGGGGCTCAAGAATGGCATGAAGTTCTACCGGGACACAGACACCCCTGGAAGATGCTTCATGAAGAAGACCATTGACATGCTCCAAATTGAGTTCAAATGCTGTGGGAACAACGGCTACAAAGATTGGTTTGAAATTCAGTGGATCAGCAACAGATATCTGGACTTCAGCTCCAAAGAAGTGAAAGAGTAAGTGCTGTAGTGGGGTTTGTAGTGCATAGTACCGTTCATACTAAAGAAATGTACATCCCAAGAGGCACTGGCCAGAGGGGGTTTTGTATACAAGGGGGTTTTGTTCTGCTCTTGCTTAATAAGGACTCCAAACGATCAGCTAGATGGCTTCCTCCCCTGACAAATTCCTCTAATGTTATCCAGAGCCTAAAATACAAAGCATATACAATTCTCACTTTTACTCAGTGCAGTGTGAACAGAtttaaagtagtattttttactcttttacCTCTTTGTAAACCCATTATGTTGAGCCACACATACCTACTCCCAAAACTACAGGAAAGTATCAGAACTTCACTAATCCTAAAGCACATTTCAATGTGGACTTACCAAGTTCCTAAAACAAGACTTCCCTGGATATATACTGTCAATGCCACTTTCAAAACTCCAATTAGGTATTGGCAATTAATCAGTCTCATGGAAACAAATAGGAACAGTAACACTTTACCAATAACTTGTGTTTTAAATCCTTAAGATTTAgagtttgatttttatattcACTCCATGGATTCCTTCAGCACTGTGACACTACTGAGCATCAACACCCGTTGATGTTCCTGGCTTTGCACAGTGTCCCCGGTAGCCAAAGGCATTTTAAGTTCTTCATTGTGTAAAAACATGTGCAATATATATACTTgtgcctaatttttttttaaacctcatgAGAAAACAGCACTAGTTTCCTCTGTACAAACCAGGACAGATTGTTGACCAGAAATATCTTAATGGCTCTGATGTCAGTGCCTAAAGAGGCAGTAATCTCAAAATCAGGTTAGGTGCCGTAAGCACAAGTAAGAAATAAACAACGAGAACAAAAgaacttctgaaattaaaaactgaatgttGAGCACAAATACccacaactttaaaaaaaaataagtacgAGGGGAAGAGATCGTTATTCAGAGTTCTTTGGGAACATCATTCATTAGCGTTCATGCTCTGTGGTTGCACAAAGGGTCTTGCAAACTGGAAGCAATCTGCCTTCTAAATATACTGCCTATGTTAAAAATGTCTGAAGTAATTTTGTAAAAAGCTTTGTGTATCTCTTGGGATCCCTGCCTGACTGTGTAAGAGTTACTTcatgtgtgtgtctctctgcaTATTGTTTTGACTTGCTGGGTGGTCTGATTGTTTTTGCAATTCTGAACTAGGACTTTATAGTGAAAACTGTTGCAGGCTTAACCTATTGCACTGTGGGGTTATAACAAATACATCACTATTTAATAAGGGAGTATTTGCATTGCGAAGGTATGCCCATGGGTATAAATAACTACTTGAAAACACCTTGCCAGCATTATATGGAGATTTGAGAGCTGTAACTTAATCCACCAGCAGTGGAAGGGCAAAGCACAGAGGCAAAACAAGGTTATATTGCCCTTAATAACTGAAGTCTTGTTTGGGACTGAGACTCAGGGCAATTTCTTTGTACTACTCAGGCAGGAAATAGGCCATTAAAAATCCACAAATGGATGTTAATGAGTCAATTCAAGGTTTGAACTACGCTGTGGTGCACAATGTCTGCTCACCTTCCTGGCGCGATGTTCCGGCCCCTTTGAAGTCAATAACAAAGTTCTTAATTCCAGGGAAGGTGGGAGTCTATCCCCAGCAATGTGATTCTTATATTATTTGTAGAACGAAGGCCTGATACAATCTCTCTGAAGCTGGTGGAGCATTTACACATCACTGGGAATTAGACCCAACTCAGAGCACACTTTGCACCTGGAAATAAAACCTCAACTGCATTTGGCATTTAGGTATATTTAGGTCATGACTGCAAAGTGGAATTTTGCTTCACCAGGCTGTCACAAtcacctctctctctctatgACACAGCTGTAAGATATCCGTATAGAAAGCTACAAGTGACtctcagatgtttttttcacctttctggGTCACTGGGGCTCTCCATTCTGTCATTTTCTAAGCAAAATGGCATTTGTTAGAGTTGCAGTCCTCTTATCATAGTCTTTTACAGTCTCAGTGGAACTATTTGCCTTCTAAGTATCTCTCATCTAAGTATCTCATAAGGCACCAGACTAAATGGCTGTTTATGGAGAGCAACCACAGTCTTAAATGAACAACAGCTGGGGAGCTCCTGCAACGACTTCAGAGATTTTTCAGCATCCTGTTGCTGAAGCACATTTCACGTTTTAAATGCTGGCTATCTTCCCAAGCCAGGAGTAAATGCACAACCCCTTCCTGGAGCCATTATCATCCAACAGAACCTATTAGGTTTGCCAGATCCATGGTCTGGCTGAATATGGTGGGTCCTAAGGCTGTTGCGGGTCCTTTTCCAAGCTCAGGTCACCTCCAGCATCTCCCTTCCACCCTAACTGTGCTGTGATCACTTTTTTCTGACTGCCCCTCCGGAAATTTCTCCCTGCCATTtacttttctcaaaaaaataagtttttttttaagaagtgatCTGGAGGGTGCATTTCCATCATGAAGAGTTAATTATAGATTTGGTGTAGCCTTGACATAGAAAACgatttcagagaggaaaaacaccTGGGACAAACACTGCTATATGAACAGAGGATGCAGAGAAACGGCATGGCCAGGAGGCACGGTGGAAAATCTGTGttgcctttgctttcctttctcgAGCAAGTTTGCTCCGGTATATctttatgtatgtgtgcatatgtgtgtgtattcaTGCTTCCTTCTGCCCTTGCCCATAGTCGGATAAAAAGCAACGTGGACGGACGGTACCTGGTAGATGGTGTCCCTTTCAGCTGCTGCAACCCCAGCTCCCCGAGACCCTGCATCCAGTACCAGGTCACCAACAACTCGGCTCACTACAGCTACGACTACCAAACAGAGGAGCTCAA containing:
- the PRPH2 gene encoding peripherin-2, with the translated sequence MALMKVKFNQKKRVKLAQGLWLMNWFSVFAGIVVFSMGLFLKIELRKRSEVMDNSESHFVPNSLILMGILSCGYNGFAGKICYDSLDPAKFARWKPLLKPYLALCFFFNILVFFIALVCFLMRGSLDSTLAQGLKNGMKFYRDTDTPGRCFMKKTIDMLQIEFKCCGNNGYKDWFEIQWISNRYLDFSSKEVKDRIKSNVDGRYLVDGVPFSCCNPSSPRPCIQYQVTNNSAHYSYDYQTEELNLWRRGCREALLHYYSSMMSSMGAVVILVWLFEISVMVGLRLLQTSLESIANPEDPECESEGWILENSLKDTLKSALESLKKIGKFNQVEADAEGAEGGEGGKTPAITTVS